TCGGCCAGGAGGAGCGCGCCCGGGTGGTCGATCGAGTGGCGAGGATGCTGCTGGCCGACGATGAGTCGTAGGCCCTCGCTCTACCCGATCCAGGAGCTGAAGCGGCGCGCGGCAGGTTGGGCCGTCAAGCTCCGAGTCAACCCCAAGTTCGTCCGGGTTCAGGAGATGCGGCACAAGTGGGGCTCGTGCTCCTCGGCGGGCACGGTGACCTTCGCGGCGGATCTCGTCCATGAGGACGGGAGGTTCCAGG
This region of Thermodesulfobacteriota bacterium genomic DNA includes:
- a CDS encoding M48 family metallopeptidase, whose protein sequence is MSRRPSLYPIQELKRRAAGWAVKLRVNPKFVRVQEMRHKWGSCSSAGTVTFAADLVHEDGRFQDYVIVHELLHLRFSSHGRVFKALMTAHVPGWREMEDRRRASAAVHPR